The Roseicyclus marinus genome has a segment encoding these proteins:
- a CDS encoding cob(I)yrinic acid a,c-diamide adenosyltransferase produces the protein MVVLNKIYTRTGDAGETALGDGSRVAKHSARVAAYGTVDELNAMLGVARLHASGEMADQLKAIQNDLFDLGADLCTPNMEKDEERPYPALRIIAAQIDRLEREIDAMNARLEPLRSFILPGGSALSAHLHVCRTVARRAERLSVELGTVESINAEGVKYLNRLSDWFFVAGRIANNDGKDDVLWVPGANR, from the coding sequence ATGGTGGTTTTGAACAAGATCTACACGCGCACGGGCGATGCGGGCGAAACGGCGCTGGGCGATGGCAGCCGGGTGGCGAAACATTCCGCCCGCGTCGCGGCCTATGGCACGGTGGACGAGCTGAACGCGATGCTGGGTGTCGCGCGGCTCCATGCCTCGGGCGAGATGGCCGATCAGCTGAAGGCGATCCAGAACGACCTGTTCGACCTGGGGGCGGATCTGTGCACGCCCAACATGGAAAAGGACGAGGAACGCCCCTACCCCGCGTTGCGCATCATCGCGGCGCAGATCGACCGGTTGGAGCGCGAGATCGACGCGATGAACGCGCGGCTGGAGCCGCTCAGGAGTTTCATCTTGCCGGGTGGCTCGGCGCTGTCGGCGCATCTGCATGTCTGCCGGACGGTGGCGCGGCGGGCCGAGCGGTTGAGCGTGGAGCTGGGGACGGTGGAATCGATCAATGCGGAGGGGGTCAAATACCTCAACCGGCTGTCGGATTGGTTCTTTGTCGCGGGGCGCATCGCCAACAACGACGGCAAGGACGATGTGTTGTGGGTTCCGGGGGCGAACCGCTGA
- a CDS encoding CDP-alcohol phosphatidyltransferase family protein, translating to MIDAALLPLQRRLLAPPGQWLAARGVRADHLSIAGCLIGLGAAGAAALGFFGLALVGLALNRLADGLDGAVARVTGPTDRGAFLDIALDFVFYAAFPLGFVLADPGANALPGAVLIASFVISGTSFLAFASVAAGRGMTAKEYPSKGIYYLGGLTEGAETIAVFAAFCLVPAWFPVLALGFAAACGVTGVTRFVAGWRAFG from the coding sequence ATGATCGATGCCGCCCTTTTGCCCCTGCAACGCCGCCTGCTTGCCCCGCCGGGGCAATGGCTGGCCGCGCGCGGTGTCCGGGCCGATCACCTGAGCATCGCGGGATGCCTGATAGGGCTGGGGGCGGCGGGGGCGGCGGCGCTGGGGTTTTTCGGTCTGGCGCTTGTGGGTCTGGCGCTGAACCGGCTGGCCGATGGGCTGGACGGGGCGGTCGCGCGGGTGACGGGGCCGACGGATCGGGGCGCGTTTCTCGATATCGCGCTCGATTTCGTGTTCTACGCGGCCTTTCCCTTGGGATTTGTTCTGGCCGATCCGGGGGCGAATGCGCTGCCCGGTGCGGTGTTGATCGCGAGTTTCGTGATCTCGGGCACGTCATTCCTGGCCTTTGCCAGCGTTGCGGCAGGGCGCGGGATGACGGCCAAGGAATATCCGAGCAAGGGGATCTACTATCTGGGCGGGCTAACCGAAGGGGCGGAAACCATCGCGGTTTTCGCGGCCTTTTGCCTGGTTCCGGCGTGGTTTCCGGTTCTGGCGCTAGGCTTTGCGGCCGCCTGCGGGGTCACGGGTGTCACGCGGTTCGTGGCCGGGTGGCGGGCGTTCGGGTAG
- a CDS encoding NAD(P)H-quinone oxidoreductase: MPQTMRAIEITAPGGPEVLQPCTRPVPVPGSGQILIAVDHAGVNRPDALQRAGNYAPPPGASDLPGLEAAGVVAAIGPDVTRWKVGDAVCALLPGGGYAQYALTHQDHALPIPDGLSMAEAAALCETFYTVWTNVFLRGRLKAGERFLVHGGSSGIGTTAIQLAHAMGARVFTTAGSADKCAACEALGAERAINYREADFVELMQAEGGANLILDMVGGSYLPRNVRALADDGRLVQIAFLEGPKVELNFAQVMMRRLTITGSTLRPQSDAAKADIAADLLAHVWPLLASGRIKPVMDRVFPLEDAAGAHARMESSAHIGKIVLKV, translated from the coding sequence ATGCCACAGACGATGCGCGCGATCGAGATCACCGCCCCCGGTGGCCCCGAGGTTCTGCAACCCTGCACAAGGCCCGTGCCCGTGCCGGGATCTGGCCAGATCCTCATCGCGGTCGATCATGCGGGCGTGAACCGTCCCGATGCGCTGCAACGCGCGGGCAATTACGCGCCGCCGCCCGGTGCCTCCGACCTGCCGGGGCTGGAAGCGGCGGGGGTGGTCGCAGCCATCGGCCCCGATGTGACCCGCTGGAAGGTCGGCGATGCGGTCTGTGCGCTCCTGCCCGGCGGCGGCTATGCCCAATACGCGCTCACCCATCAGGACCACGCCCTGCCCATCCCCGATGGCCTGTCGATGGCCGAGGCGGCGGCGCTGTGCGAAACCTTCTACACTGTCTGGACCAATGTCTTCCTGCGCGGGCGGCTCAAGGCGGGGGAACGCTTCCTTGTGCATGGCGGGTCCTCGGGCATCGGCACCACCGCGATCCAGCTCGCCCATGCGATGGGCGCGCGGGTTTTCACCACCGCCGGATCGGCGGACAAATGCGCTGCCTGCGAAGCCTTGGGCGCGGAACGCGCGATCAACTACCGCGAGGCCGATTTCGTCGAGCTCATGCAGGCGGAGGGCGGCGCGAACCTGATCCTCGACATGGTGGGCGGCTCCTACCTGCCGCGCAACGTCAGGGCCTTGGCCGATGACGGGCGGCTGGTGCAGATCGCCTTTCTCGAAGGGCCCAAGGTGGAATTGAACTTCGCGCAGGTGATGATGCGGCGGCTGACGATCACGGGATCGACGCTGCGCCCGCAATCGGATGCGGCCAAGGCCGATATCGCGGCGGATCTTTTGGCCCATGTCTGGCCCTTGCTCGCCTCCGGGCGGATCAAGCCGGTGATGGACCGGGTCTTCCCGCTCGAGGATGCGGCGGGGGCGCATGCGCGGATGGAAAGCAGCGCCCATATCGGAAAGATCGTGCTCAAGGTCTGA
- a CDS encoding porin, with product MKNNGGLESSIFATTALVAFAGAGAAAADVTLTGSAEMGIAGGSGTTATTFFQTVDVRFSMSGTTDNGLSFGAVIDLEDARADSTDIAGAFADFTVFVSGDFGRLTMGDTDGAFDWAMDDVNTARNAGSISDAETGHGGYNGNGLFDTGPNAATATTLPNAGGAAYNAQVLRYDYSVAGFGVAVSAQIDQNDARNGDAQFQLGLTYDLDISGGEVQFGLGYVTVADANRTFLNGNVGAAGPIAGDQGYSAVGVSVLAALDAGFSAAVNYTEVNDNGYFGGDGTHTAVGFGYNFDAITVSANWGEYDWSTAAFSVDSEGYGLAASYNLGGGLSAHLGYGKTEITASNGTATARGESSAWSLGLAMSF from the coding sequence ATGAAAAACAATGGCGGATTGGAAAGCAGTATCTTCGCTACGACTGCCCTGGTGGCATTCGCAGGCGCAGGCGCAGCCGCAGCAGACGTGACGCTGACCGGTTCGGCCGAAATGGGTATCGCGGGCGGCTCGGGCACCACCGCAACCACGTTCTTCCAGACGGTCGACGTCCGCTTCTCCATGTCCGGCACGACCGACAACGGCCTGTCCTTCGGCGCCGTCATCGATCTCGAAGATGCCCGCGCAGACAGCACGGATATCGCCGGCGCATTTGCCGACTTCACCGTCTTCGTCTCTGGTGATTTCGGTCGCTTGACTATGGGCGATACCGATGGCGCATTCGACTGGGCCATGGACGACGTGAACACCGCACGCAACGCGGGCTCGATCAGCGACGCTGAAACCGGACATGGCGGCTACAACGGTAACGGCCTGTTCGACACCGGCCCGAATGCCGCAACGGCGACTACGCTGCCCAACGCTGGCGGCGCGGCTTACAACGCTCAGGTTCTCCGCTATGATTATTCTGTCGCCGGTTTTGGCGTCGCAGTTTCGGCACAGATCGACCAGAACGACGCACGCAATGGTGATGCGCAATTCCAACTCGGTCTGACCTACGATTTGGATATCTCCGGCGGCGAAGTCCAATTCGGTCTGGGCTACGTAACGGTTGCTGATGCTAACCGTACGTTCCTGAACGGCAACGTCGGAGCCGCTGGCCCGATCGCGGGCGATCAGGGTTACAGTGCGGTAGGTGTGTCGGTGCTCGCAGCACTCGACGCTGGCTTCTCTGCTGCCGTCAACTACACCGAGGTCAATGACAACGGCTATTTTGGCGGTGATGGTACGCACACAGCTGTCGGATTCGGCTATAACTTCGATGCGATTACCGTTTCGGCCAACTGGGGCGAATACGACTGGTCCACTGCCGCGTTCAGCGTCGACTCGGAAGGGTATGGTCTCGCTGCTTCGTACAACCTTGGCGGAGGCCTCTCGGCCCATCTCGGTTATGGGAAAACCGAAATCACCGCGTCGAATGGTACGGCTACTGCGCGGGGTGAATCCTCGGCTTGGTCGCTCGGCTTGGCAATGTCCTTCTGA
- a CDS encoding SDR family NAD(P)-dependent oxidoreductase, producing the protein MTLSIQGKTAIVTGAANGIGLAIARHFVDRGARVMFADRDKARLADECGETEGENENIRWFSGDLREKLTIENLVSATIDAFDGIDILVNASRQMLRTDALDGGDSSVEALLDQNMFTALRLSQAVARRMISRAEEEERTEDACIGSIVNLTSIAARQSHPDLMGYSIAAAALDQATRSLALALAPHRIRVNGVAFGSVMSASLKAALAEDGGLRDGIKHATPLGRIAAAREVTGAVQFLASEGAGFVTGQIVTVDGGRTLLDGAGVAAH; encoded by the coding sequence ATGACACTTTCCATCCAGGGCAAGACCGCCATCGTCACCGGGGCCGCCAATGGCATCGGGCTCGCCATCGCGCGCCATTTCGTGGATCGCGGCGCGCGGGTCATGTTCGCCGACCGCGACAAGGCGCGGCTGGCCGATGAATGCGGCGAGACCGAGGGCGAGAACGAGAATATCCGCTGGTTCTCGGGCGATCTGCGCGAAAAGCTGACGATCGAGAACCTCGTCTCGGCCACGATCGACGCCTTCGACGGGATCGACATCCTGGTGAATGCCAGCCGCCAGATGCTGCGGACCGATGCGCTGGACGGCGGCGACAGCTCGGTTGAGGCGCTTCTGGATCAGAACATGTTCACCGCGCTGCGCCTCAGCCAGGCGGTCGCCCGCCGCATGATCTCCCGCGCCGAAGAGGAAGAGCGGACCGAGGATGCCTGCATCGGCTCCATCGTCAACCTGACCTCCATCGCGGCGCGGCAATCCCATCCCGATCTCATGGGCTATTCCATCGCCGCCGCAGCGCTCGACCAGGCGACACGCTCTCTGGCGCTGGCGCTCGCGCCGCACCGGATCCGGGTCAATGGCGTGGCCTTTGGCTCTGTCATGTCGGCCAGCCTCAAGGCGGCCCTGGCCGAGGATGGCGGTCTGCGCGACGGGATCAAGCATGCGACACCCTTGGGCCGCATCGCCGCCGCGCGCGAGGTGACGGGGGCGGTGCAATTCCTCGCCTCCGAAGGGGCGGGGTTCGTGACGGGCCAGATCGTCACCGTCGACGGTGGCCGCACGCTCCTCGACGGCGCCGGCGTCGCCGCGCATTGA
- a CDS encoding permease: MRLTRTDIVFLILAILGGAACFWQGGLPLVGAGMAEALGLLLIVLPQLAAGLLMGGLISRLVSRDRVAALLGQESGMRGLMLASFAGAITPGGPFTSFPVVHALWVAGADAGALIAYLTSWALIGVNRLIVWELPLMGAEFTLVRTLVCLPLPILAGLLARALVRLPIFALRKAPAE, translated from the coding sequence GTGCGCCTGACCCGGACCGATATCGTTTTCCTGATCCTCGCCATCCTTGGGGGCGCGGCCTGTTTCTGGCAGGGCGGCCTGCCCCTTGTGGGGGCGGGCATGGCCGAGGCGCTTGGCCTTTTGCTCATCGTTCTGCCGCAACTGGCCGCAGGGCTCCTGATGGGCGGCCTGATCTCGCGGCTGGTGAGCCGGGACAGGGTCGCGGCCCTGCTGGGGCAGGAATCGGGGATGCGGGGCCTGATGCTGGCAAGCTTCGCGGGTGCGATCACGCCGGGCGGTCCCTTCACCTCCTTTCCCGTCGTCCACGCGCTCTGGGTCGCGGGCGCGGATGCGGGGGCGCTCATCGCCTATCTGACATCCTGGGCGCTCATCGGGGTCAACCGGCTGATCGTCTGGGAATTGCCGCTCATGGGGGCGGAATTCACCCTTGTCCGCACGCTCGTCTGCCTGCCTTTGCCGATCCTCGCGGGGCTTCTGGCGCGGGCCTTGGTGCGGCTTCCGATCTTTGCCCTGCGCAAGGCGCCCGCCGAATGA
- a CDS encoding tyrosine-type recombinase/integrase, which yields MLEDAESPAIRGLSFCEPVETLNAFFDRHYMPHCEATTRGHRHSRLTYEKHLRESLGPMRWSEMSPLVLNAWVRAQVAQRLKNTTINKHIFLVNRLLRCARDWGAIPEGMRPPPLLRKLPTGDYRQRFLSQDEIRRLLIECDRINHPYLGSFIRFLLLTGARKGEARTARWRDISFEAGTWRVPVSKNGRSRRIMLSEAALDLLGMLREGTDRAGLGTGPGDYLFPNPRTGTCYNGFHLAYFRARDAAGLPDVRIHDLRHTFASLLINNGVSLYEVQELLGHSSVSMTQRYAHLLPNKLRSRTEIVGRIVEGGAGV from the coding sequence ATGCTTGAAGATGCCGAAAGCCCCGCGATCCGGGGATTGTCGTTCTGCGAACCGGTCGAAACGCTCAATGCCTTTTTCGACCGGCATTACATGCCCCATTGCGAAGCGACCACGCGGGGGCATCGGCATTCGCGGCTGACCTATGAAAAGCACCTGCGCGAGAGCCTTGGCCCGATGCGCTGGTCCGAGATGTCGCCCCTGGTCCTGAACGCATGGGTCAGGGCGCAGGTGGCGCAAAGGCTCAAGAACACGACGATCAACAAGCACATATTCCTCGTGAACCGGCTGTTGCGCTGCGCGCGGGATTGGGGCGCGATCCCCGAAGGCATGCGGCCCCCGCCGCTGTTGCGCAAACTGCCCACGGGCGATTACCGGCAGCGGTTCCTGTCGCAAGACGAGATCCGGCGGCTGCTGATCGAATGCGACCGGATCAACCATCCCTATCTGGGCTCCTTCATCCGGTTCCTGCTGCTCACCGGCGCGCGCAAGGGCGAGGCGCGCACGGCGCGTTGGCGCGACATTTCGTTCGAGGCGGGCACATGGCGGGTGCCCGTGTCCAAGAACGGGCGGTCGCGGCGGATCATGCTGAGCGAGGCGGCGCTCGACCTGCTCGGCATGCTGCGCGAGGGCACCGACCGCGCGGGGCTGGGCACGGGGCCGGGGGATTACCTGTTCCCGAACCCGCGCACGGGCACCTGCTACAACGGCTTTCACCTGGCCTATTTCCGGGCGCGGGATGCGGCGGGGCTGCCCGATGTGCGCATCCATGACCTGCGGCATACCTTTGCCAGCCTGCTGATCAACAACGGGGTGAGCCTCTACGAGGTGCAGGAATTGCTGGGCCATTCCTCGGTCTCGATGACGCAGCGCTATGCGCATCTTTTGCCCAACAAGCTGCGCAGCCGGACCGAGATCGTGGGGCGGATCGTGGAGGGAGGGGCCGGGGTCTGA
- a CDS encoding class I SAM-dependent methyltransferase, translating to MTPDRWILALEAGEIALPPGPVVVLRARGDGDFAALGDVTCVQGFAPDHDMLSARSLRVMPDLPEGEAFSTALVQIVKARAGTMASIAEALMVLRPGGLLMVDGQKEEGIETILKTLRAVLDIGGVLSKAHGKLIWLTRPDTLPEAVMGWMPEPTETEEGYVTVPGGFSAEGPDRGSELLVALVPPLSGRVADLGAGWGYVAGEILSEQDQITAMDLIEADHAMLEAAAANIDDPRARFHWADVTRFQPEGLYDAILANPPFHTGRRADPALGRAFIAAAARMLSPRGRFFMVANRHLPYEDALKAAFGTGRLLGELEGYKIYEAAKPKR from the coding sequence ATGACCCCTGACAGATGGATTCTTGCGCTGGAGGCGGGCGAGATTGCCCTGCCCCCCGGCCCGGTTGTCGTCCTGCGCGCGCGCGGCGACGGCGATTTCGCAGCTCTCGGCGATGTGACCTGCGTGCAGGGATTCGCGCCCGATCACGACATGCTTTCCGCGCGCAGCCTGCGCGTGATGCCCGACCTCCCCGAGGGGGAGGCGTTTTCCACGGCACTCGTGCAGATCGTCAAGGCGCGCGCCGGCACCATGGCCAGCATCGCCGAGGCGTTGATGGTGCTGCGCCCCGGCGGGCTCCTGATGGTCGATGGCCAGAAGGAAGAGGGGATCGAGACGATCCTCAAGACGCTGCGCGCCGTCCTCGACATCGGCGGCGTCCTCTCCAAGGCGCATGGCAAGCTGATCTGGCTCACCCGGCCCGACACCCTGCCCGAGGCGGTGATGGGCTGGATGCCGGAACCGACCGAAACCGAAGAAGGCTATGTCACCGTCCCCGGCGGCTTTTCCGCCGAGGGGCCGGACCGGGGCTCGGAACTTCTGGTGGCGCTCGTGCCGCCTCTGTCGGGGCGCGTGGCCGATCTGGGCGCGGGCTGGGGCTATGTCGCGGGCGAGATCCTGTCCGAACAGGACCAGATCACGGCCATGGACCTGATCGAAGCCGATCACGCCATGCTGGAGGCCGCCGCCGCCAATATCGACGATCCCCGCGCGCGGTTTCACTGGGCCGATGTGACCCGTTTCCAGCCCGAGGGGCTCTATGACGCCATCCTCGCCAATCCGCCCTTCCACACCGGTCGCCGCGCCGATCCGGCTTTGGGCCGCGCCTTCATCGCGGCGGCGGCGCGGATGCTCAGCCCCCGTGGGCGATTTTTCATGGTGGCAAACCGCCATCTGCCCTATGAAGACGCGCTCAAGGCCGCCTTTGGCACCGGGCGGCTTCTGGGCGAGCTCGAAGGCTACAAGATCTACGAAGCGGCCAAGCCGAAACGCTGA
- a CDS encoding ribonuclease T2 produces MTRVLMVLLMLLGSRAWAGGERAGDFDYYVLALSWTPTWCALEGDDRNSPQCDAGQGYGFTLHGLWPQYEDGWPSFCPTAARPPSRAETGAMVDIMGSSGLAWHQWRKHGSCTGLSAQDYFRLSRLAYDRVTRPDLLRRLDRPVRLPAQVIEDAFLEENPALTDEMLTVTCRDGRVQEVRLCLTRDLDPRACAPDVARDCTLQDALFEPMR; encoded by the coding sequence ATGACACGGGTATTGATGGTGCTGCTGATGCTGCTGGGGTCTCGGGCCTGGGCCGGGGGCGAACGCGCGGGCGATTTCGACTATTACGTCCTCGCGCTCAGCTGGACGCCCACATGGTGCGCGCTCGAAGGCGACGACCGCAATTCGCCCCAATGCGACGCGGGCCAGGGCTATGGCTTCACCCTCCACGGGCTCTGGCCGCAATACGAGGACGGCTGGCCCAGCTTCTGCCCCACCGCCGCGCGCCCGCCCTCGCGCGCGGAAACCGGCGCGATGGTCGATATCATGGGCTCCTCGGGGCTTGCCTGGCATCAATGGCGCAAGCATGGTTCCTGCACGGGGCTTTCGGCGCAGGATTACTTCCGCCTCTCGCGGCTCGCCTATGACCGGGTCACGCGGCCCGACCTCCTGCGCCGCCTCGACCGGCCCGTCCGCCTGCCCGCCCAGGTGATCGAGGACGCGTTTCTGGAGGAAAACCCCGCCCTCACCGACGAGATGCTGACCGTCACCTGCCGCGACGGGCGCGTGCAGGAGGTGCGGCTGTGCCTGACGCGCGATCTGGACCCGCGCGCCTGCGCCCCCGATGTCGCCCGCGACTGCACCCTGCAAGACGCGCTGTTCGAACCGATGCGCTGA
- a CDS encoding DUF1013 domain-containing protein has protein sequence MNKPIMAKATAVWLVDNTTLSFKQIGDFCGLHELEVQGIADGDVAQGVKGFDPIVNNQLTQEEIDKGEANPAYVLKLKFNAAAVGEEKRRGPRYTPLSKRQDRPASILWLVKFHPELSDGQISKLVGTTKPTIQAIRERSHWNINNIQPIDPVALGLCKQSELDAAVQKANAKKAREGGVMSDDERMKLVSTETSLAMDPEPRIPSAISGLETFTLGTSEDEDEDKPQRQYDAESLFNLPAGGDDDDEDEDEDDDGRGRRR, from the coding sequence ATGAACAAACCGATCATGGCCAAGGCCACCGCCGTCTGGCTGGTGGACAACACCACGCTCAGCTTCAAGCAGATCGGCGATTTCTGCGGCCTGCACGAGCTGGAGGTTCAGGGCATCGCCGATGGCGACGTGGCCCAGGGCGTCAAGGGCTTCGACCCCATCGTCAACAACCAGCTGACGCAAGAAGAGATCGACAAGGGCGAGGCGAATCCCGCCTATGTGCTCAAGCTCAAGTTCAATGCCGCCGCCGTGGGCGAGGAAAAGCGCCGTGGACCGCGCTACACGCCCCTGTCCAAGCGGCAGGATCGTCCGGCCTCGATCCTGTGGCTGGTGAAATTCCACCCCGAATTGTCGGATGGCCAGATTTCCAAGCTGGTGGGCACGACCAAGCCGACGATCCAGGCGATCCGCGAACGGTCGCACTGGAACATCAACAACATCCAGCCGATCGACCCGGTGGCGCTGGGGCTGTGCAAGCAGTCGGAGCTGGATGCCGCCGTGCAGAAGGCCAATGCCAAGAAGGCGCGCGAGGGCGGCGTGATGAGTGATGACGAGCGGATGAAGCTCGTGTCGACGGAAACGAGCCTCGCCATGGATCCCGAACCGCGCATCCCCAGCGCGATCTCGGGGCTGGAGACCTTTACCCTTGGCACGTCCGAGGACGAGGACGAGGACAAGCCGCAGCGCCAGTATGACGCCGAAAGCCTGTTCAACCTGCCTGCGGGCGGGGATGACGACGACGAGGACGAGGACGAGGATGACGACGGCCGCGGGCGGCGTCGGTAA
- the clpS gene encoding ATP-dependent Clp protease adapter ClpS: protein MQIDAWQMMTDKPKTDGESDVITKTKPKTQRPPMYKVLLLNDDYTPMEFVVHVLERFFGVSHSQAVEIMLTVHKKGVAVVGVFSYEIAETKVAQVMDFARRNQHPLQCTMEKED, encoded by the coding sequence ATGCAGATCGACGCCTGGCAGATGATGACAGACAAGCCGAAAACGGACGGCGAATCCGACGTCATCACCAAGACGAAACCCAAGACGCAGCGCCCGCCGATGTACAAGGTGCTGCTTCTGAACGATGATTACACGCCGATGGAATTCGTCGTGCACGTTCTGGAACGGTTTTTCGGCGTGTCGCATTCGCAAGCGGTCGAGATCATGTTGACCGTCCACAAGAAAGGCGTTGCCGTGGTCGGCGTGTTTTCCTACGAGATCGCGGAAACCAAGGTCGCGCAGGTGATGGATTTCGCCCGCCGCAACCAGCACCCGCTGCAATGCACGATGGAGAAAGAGGACTGA
- a CDS encoding SDR family NAD(P)-dependent oxidoreductase, which produces MARSILVTGCSSGIGRAACEGLRARGWTVIASARRAEDVAALQAQGFAAVRIDHHDSASIAAGFGEAVALAGGRIDAIFNNAGHGMPGAAEDLPRGALEEVFSSNLFGLHELTTHAIRHMRAQGGGRIVQHSSVVGFTALRWRAAYVASKHALEGLTNTMRIELRGTGIHVAILNTGPVTSGFRDRSMAQFDRWIDAEASPHADFYRVKWTARREAGRDAFELGPEAVVAKLIHALESPRPRRRYYITTPAYVAAVLTRILPDAAQDWIIARL; this is translated from the coding sequence ATGGCGCGCAGCATTCTGGTTACGGGATGTTCCTCGGGCATCGGGCGGGCGGCCTGCGAGGGCTTGCGCGCGCGGGGCTGGACGGTCATCGCCTCGGCGCGACGGGCGGAGGATGTCGCGGCGTTGCAGGCGCAAGGGTTCGCCGCCGTGCGCATCGACCATCACGACAGCGCCAGCATCGCGGCGGGCTTTGGCGAGGCGGTCGCGTTGGCGGGCGGGCGGATCGACGCGATCTTCAACAATGCAGGCCACGGGATGCCGGGCGCGGCCGAGGATCTGCCGCGCGGCGCGTTGGAGGAGGTGTTTTCCTCGAACCTGTTCGGGCTGCACGAGCTGACCACCCATGCGATCCGCCACATGCGGGCGCAGGGGGGTGGGCGGATCGTGCAGCATTCCTCGGTCGTGGGGTTCACGGCGCTGCGGTGGCGGGCGGCCTATGTGGCAAGCAAGCATGCGCTGGAGGGGCTGACCAACACGATGCGGATCGAGCTGCGCGGCACGGGCATCCATGTCGCGATCCTGAACACGGGGCCTGTCACCTCAGGGTTCCGGGATCGGTCGATGGCGCAATTCGACCGCTGGATCGATGCGGAGGCGTCGCCGCATGCCGACTTTTACCGGGTGAAATGGACGGCGCGCCGCGAGGCCGGGCGCGATGCCTTCGAGCTTGGGCCGGAGGCGGTTGTTGCGAAACTCATCCATGCGCTGGAAAGCCCGCGCCCCCGGCGGCGCTATTACATCACGACGCCCGCCTATGTCGCCGCCGTGCTCACGCGCATCCTGCCCGATGCGGCGCAGGATTGGATCATCGCGCGGCTCTAG
- a CDS encoding twin transmembrane helix small protein produces MEDPLLIIALVACLGVLVILLMGINSFRKGTAEAAKQSNKFMRWRLIAQFGAVVLIMIFVWVRGQSGG; encoded by the coding sequence GTGGAAGACCCGCTTTTGATCATCGCGCTGGTGGCCTGTCTGGGCGTGCTCGTCATCTTGCTGATGGGGATCAATTCCTTTCGCAAGGGGACGGCCGAGGCTGCGAAACAATCCAACAAATTCATGCGCTGGCGGTTGATCGCACAGTTCGGGGCGGTGGTCCTGATCATGATCTTCGTCTGGGTGCGCGGGCAATCGGGGGGCTGA
- a CDS encoding HAD family hydrolase — translation MAGPLTTIGFDADDTLWQNETFFRLTQDRFAELLADHAERDHLHERLLAAERRNLGHYGFGIKGFMLSMIETAIEVTQRRVPASVIAEILSTGQEMLSHPIELLPHAAEVVADLSGRFRLVLITKGDLLDQERKLAQSGLGEMFDAVEIVSNKTEATYRSAFARHGDGADRAMMVGNSLKSDVRPALEAGSWGVFVPHGLTWELEHAEAPEGHARFHEIADLGALPALIERIAR, via the coding sequence ATGGCGGGCCCGTTGACCACGATCGGCTTCGATGCCGACGACACGCTGTGGCAGAACGAGACGTTTTTCCGCCTCACCCAGGACCGCTTTGCCGAGCTCTTGGCCGATCATGCCGAACGCGACCATCTGCACGAGCGCCTTTTGGCCGCCGAGCGACGCAACCTTGGCCATTACGGGTTCGGCATCAAGGGCTTCATGCTGTCGATGATCGAAACGGCCATCGAGGTGACGCAGCGCCGCGTGCCCGCGAGCGTCATCGCCGAGATCCTGTCCACCGGGCAGGAGATGCTGTCCCACCCGATCGAGCTGTTGCCCCATGCCGCCGAGGTGGTGGCGGATCTGTCGGGCCGGTTCCGGCTGGTGCTGATCACCAAGGGCGATCTGCTGGACCAGGAACGCAAGCTGGCGCAATCGGGGCTGGGAGAGATGTTCGACGCCGTCGAAATCGTGTCGAACAAGACAGAGGCCACGTATCGCAGTGCCTTTGCCCGCCACGGCGATGGGGCGGATCGCGCGATGATGGTGGGCAATTCGCTGAAATCCGACGTGCGGCCCGCGCTCGAGGCCGGGTCATGGGGTGTGTTCGTGCCCCATGGGCTGACCTGGGAACTGGAACATGCCGAGGCGCCCGAGGGTCACGCGCGGTTTCACGAGATCGCGGATCTGGGCGCGCTGCCCGCGCTGATCGAACGCATCGCCCGGTGA